In Zobellia roscoffensis, the following are encoded in one genomic region:
- a CDS encoding PorP/SprF family type IX secretion system membrane protein: MIIKNKLLAALFLVLVYCQTASAQQDAQYTQYMFNTMSVNPAYAGSRGQLSIAGLYRSQWVGLDGSPETFTINLHSPIRNSKVGYGLSVVNDKIGEGTVQETYIDGLISYSIDVSLKAKLSFGLKLGGNILNLDFEQLRQRPGFEEAVGTDNIENRFSPNVGLGMYYHTNKFYAGLSAPNLLEVEHFDTGDNDANQIDFLAKDRVNFYLITGYVFDLNDNFKFKPALLTKVVGGAPLQVDVSANFLFAEKFSFGAAYRWDAAVSALAGFQISDQIMLGLAYDKETTDFGSTQFNSGSFEIFLRWELVKSFEKLVSPRFF, encoded by the coding sequence ATGATTATAAAAAACAAACTACTAGCCGCCTTATTTTTGGTATTGGTTTATTGTCAAACGGCTTCCGCCCAACAAGATGCCCAATACACACAGTATATGTTTAATACTATGAGCGTGAACCCTGCCTATGCAGGCTCTAGGGGGCAGCTTAGTATAGCGGGCCTATATAGGTCTCAATGGGTAGGTTTAGACGGTTCACCAGAAACTTTTACCATTAACTTACATTCCCCTATTAGAAATAGTAAAGTGGGGTACGGGTTATCTGTAGTCAATGATAAAATTGGAGAAGGTACTGTTCAGGAAACGTATATTGATGGATTGATTTCGTATTCAATAGATGTTTCTCTAAAAGCAAAATTATCGTTTGGATTAAAATTAGGAGGTAATATCCTGAATTTAGATTTTGAACAATTAAGACAAAGACCCGGTTTTGAAGAAGCGGTAGGTACGGATAATATTGAAAACCGATTTTCTCCTAATGTAGGTTTGGGTATGTATTATCATACCAATAAATTTTATGCAGGTTTATCCGCACCAAACTTATTGGAGGTAGAACATTTTGACACGGGGGATAATGATGCTAATCAGATAGACTTTTTGGCAAAGGACCGGGTAAATTTCTATTTGATTACGGGTTACGTATTTGATTTGAATGATAATTTCAAGTTCAAGCCAGCACTTTTAACAAAGGTTGTTGGCGGTGCACCGCTTCAGGTAGATGTATCGGCTAATTTTCTCTTTGCAGAGAAATTTTCTTTTGGTGCTGCCTACAGATGGGATGCCGCTGTAAGTGCGTTAGCTGGGTTTCAGATATCGGACCAAATTATGTTAGGGTTGGCCTATGATAAAGAAACTACAGATTTTGGTAGTACTCAGTTCAATAGCGGATCGTTTGAAATTTTTCTAAGATGGGAATTGGTGAAATCATTTGAAAAACTAGTGTCTCCCCGTTTCTTCTAA
- a CDS encoding beta strand repeat-containing protein — protein sequence MLFNHTKFFYVLLVMLCSLQLVAQETYRDNFSSVSYSNNNGSSNFSTNWIETGDSNNGPASQYIRISSNRLELYWIYGETIRRSANLNGAATAVLSFTWQSISLTGGRALDIQVSNNGGATYSSVGTISGNNNSGTFSQDISGFISATTTVRFAKSGFNWNNNDYALIDNFQISATFPAPIPVIEVDDVTIDEDGGNAIFTVRHTGTNATTPFTVNYQTVNGSALDGSDYTSTSGILNFNGTAGDTETVTVPILNDATIENPENFTLEFTLASDPQVDISDTATGTIIDDDALIMTDGGSATTCSDTFFDPGGLSNYSNNQDVTYTICPDTADTYLNINFTSFEIVSGDILYIYDGNSTGATLIGQYDSANVPTSINSSAASGCLTFRFVSNGSNTGAGWEAEINCFADGPIIIIEDITIDEDVGNAVFTVRSTRAAHGRNVFLFGFVEAPFTVDFQTVDGLALAGSDYTASSGTLTFTGELNNVQTISVPIANDGVPEFAEDFDIVFTGATAQYAVVNYNDSGKGTINSQILANDPLTLFQEFDGYYDYSTTGGTLRTSPNGASPCAVTTSSSNSLVSPVPATASVERAYLYWSHSSTVRDADVTFEGQSVSANFLYQTSLGNRNFFGYVSDVTTIVQGVSDLSNNVFDFSDLTINNTGEYCTTSTVLGGWALMVFYEDRSLPAVNINLYQGFDGLSNDGNSFTLDSFYAISGTGAKASFLSWEGDPDLNGSSSGSTNPEELSITNQRNQNFVLTGDGGQTGNNSYNSTIYDNTVGPVYNNASTYGVDLDTYDISSFIEPADSEVTANVDVGQDFVISAAVVLKVPSNLIAGRVFEDVNYPGGPGRDQVASGGVGISGAIVELFDSSGTFIQRKNTEANGNYSFGGMADGDYFIKVVSSTVRSTRDSGANCSACYPVQTYRTETASGGGIVDITDEVGGANPTAFQDVSLGVINNAQSRSNVEVAGNGVVGINFGFNFNTVVNTNEAGQGSFSQFIKNSNDIGEVGLDIEANGIFDPAAGEDTSIFMIPSTGDPLGRTADANFANGYFTITMSNSDIFPVVTGVNSVIDGRTQTAYSGNTNAGSVGSGGTGVGISNTSLPNFDRPEIELYRPGGDVLQLNGINVVTRSISVRANNNAGIRVQGGSATILNNLLGVNALGDAQGNIDYGVEVTGGESIVDGNYIARNTDAGVLISGGTSTIIQNNHITENGNGACFDNIKISGGSGIIIQQNLIDRAASLGIDAEGISGSLTITENTITNSGQDGGNCTGDIANAGIRLDGSNSSITNNSIASNGGAGVVLSGGNTSGNLVSRNSIYNNGTASPALGIDIDVSNGLGDGVTINDSGDADNGPNGALNFPIITGAYVSGTNLVVEGWSRPGATIELFATDINEGTAAVGDNRLGMTYDYGEGQRYLNTMVEGSASDTETRVTAYTDDDTNTDNINKFKFSIPLPSGIGLGNTVTTTATLANSTSEFSPLSVVKAYTVITNRRITYRVKPN from the coding sequence ATGTTGTTTAACCATACCAAGTTTTTTTATGTTCTTTTGGTGATGCTGTGTTCTTTACAGTTGGTCGCTCAGGAAACCTATCGTGACAATTTTAGCAGTGTATCCTATTCCAACAACAATGGTAGTTCTAACTTTTCTACCAATTGGATAGAAACAGGGGATTCAAATAATGGTCCTGCAAGTCAATATATTAGAATAAGTAGCAACCGATTAGAACTGTATTGGATTTACGGCGAAACTATACGGAGGTCTGCTAATTTGAATGGAGCAGCAACAGCTGTTTTAAGCTTTACATGGCAATCTATTAGTCTTACTGGGGGTAGGGCTTTGGATATTCAAGTTTCGAACAATGGGGGAGCTACTTACTCTTCAGTAGGTACAATTTCAGGAAATAATAATTCAGGAACGTTTAGTCAAGATATTTCTGGGTTTATTTCAGCAACAACTACAGTTAGATTTGCAAAATCTGGATTTAATTGGAATAACAATGATTATGCACTTATAGATAATTTTCAAATAAGCGCAACCTTTCCAGCTCCCATACCTGTAATAGAAGTAGATGATGTAACGATAGATGAAGATGGGGGTAATGCTATTTTTACTGTTAGGCATACGGGTACAAATGCTACAACTCCTTTCACGGTAAATTATCAAACGGTAAATGGATCTGCTTTAGATGGCAGTGATTATACCTCAACATCTGGTATCCTAAACTTTAATGGTACGGCAGGGGATACGGAAACTGTAACTGTCCCTATTTTAAATGATGCAACTATAGAGAATCCTGAAAATTTCACTTTAGAGTTTACACTGGCATCAGACCCTCAAGTAGATATTAGTGACACCGCTACAGGAACTATAATTGATGATGACGCCCTAATAATGACGGATGGAGGTAGTGCTACTACGTGTAGTGATACTTTCTTTGATCCAGGTGGACTTTCTAACTATTCCAACAACCAAGATGTAACCTATACGATATGTCCAGATACGGCAGACACGTACTTAAATATCAATTTTACAAGTTTTGAAATTGTTTCTGGAGATATTTTATATATATACGATGGCAATTCAACGGGTGCTACCTTAATCGGGCAATATGATAGTGCTAATGTCCCAACTTCTATAAATTCGTCAGCAGCGTCTGGTTGTTTAACGTTTAGGTTCGTTTCTAACGGAAGTAATACCGGAGCAGGTTGGGAGGCAGAAATTAATTGTTTTGCTGACGGTCCCATTATTATAATTGAAGATATTACAATAGATGAAGATGTGGGTAATGCAGTTTTTACCGTGAGATCTACGAGAGCGGCCCATGGAAGAAATGTATTCTTATTTGGTTTTGTTGAAGCACCTTTTACGGTAGATTTTCAGACCGTAGACGGATTAGCATTAGCGGGAAGTGATTATACCGCATCATCCGGTACATTAACATTTACAGGTGAATTAAATAATGTTCAGACCATATCGGTACCTATAGCTAATGACGGGGTGCCAGAATTTGCAGAAGATTTTGATATTGTTTTTACTGGAGCAACTGCACAGTATGCCGTTGTAAATTATAACGATTCAGGTAAAGGAACCATAAATTCTCAAATCTTGGCAAATGACCCATTAACCTTATTTCAAGAATTTGATGGGTATTATGATTATTCAACTACTGGGGGAACGCTACGTACAAGCCCTAATGGTGCTAGTCCCTGTGCGGTTACCACATCATCATCCAATAGTTTGGTTTCTCCTGTTCCGGCAACGGCTTCTGTTGAAAGAGCATACCTTTACTGGTCGCATTCAAGTACGGTACGTGATGCAGATGTAACTTTTGAAGGTCAAAGCGTTTCTGCTAATTTTTTATATCAGACATCTTTAGGCAACAGAAACTTTTTTGGGTATGTAAGTGATGTCACTACTATAGTACAAGGAGTATCAGATTTATCCAATAACGTCTTTGATTTTAGTGACCTTACAATTAATAATACAGGAGAATATTGTACTACAAGTACAGTTCTAGGGGGTTGGGCATTAATGGTTTTTTATGAAGATCGTTCTTTGCCGGCCGTAAATATTAATTTGTATCAAGGTTTTGATGGACTTAGTAATGACGGGAACTCTTTTACGTTGGATTCATTTTATGCCATATCGGGAACAGGTGCCAAAGCTTCATTTTTATCATGGGAGGGTGATCCTGATCTGAACGGATCTAGTTCAGGTTCTACCAATCCTGAGGAGTTGTCTATTACCAATCAAAGAAACCAGAATTTTGTGCTTACAGGCGATGGAGGTCAAACAGGTAACAATTCATATAACTCCACAATTTATGACAATACTGTTGGTCCTGTATATAACAATGCGAGTACATACGGTGTGGATTTAGATACGTATGATATTTCATCATTCATAGAACCTGCGGATAGTGAGGTTACAGCAAACGTTGATGTAGGTCAGGATTTTGTGATTTCTGCAGCGGTAGTTTTGAAAGTTCCGTCAAACTTAATTGCAGGTCGTGTTTTTGAGGATGTTAACTACCCAGGAGGTCCAGGTAGAGATCAAGTAGCTTCAGGAGGGGTAGGAATCTCAGGTGCAATCGTTGAACTTTTTGATTCCTCGGGCACTTTCATCCAAAGAAAAAATACGGAGGCAAATGGGAATTACTCATTTGGAGGTATGGCAGATGGCGATTATTTTATAAAAGTAGTGAGTTCAACCGTACGGTCTACCAGAGATAGTGGGGCTAACTGTTCGGCATGTTACCCGGTTCAGACTTATAGGACAGAAACGGCTTCAGGTGGTGGTATAGTAGATATTACGGACGAAGTAGGAGGAGCTAATCCAACTGCTTTTCAAGATGTGTCTTTAGGCGTTATTAATAATGCACAAAGTAGATCAAACGTAGAAGTGGCAGGAAATGGAGTAGTAGGTATCAATTTCGGGTTCAACTTTAATACAGTAGTGAACACAAACGAAGCTGGTCAAGGCTCATTCTCACAATTTATTAAGAATTCTAATGACATTGGTGAAGTCGGTTTGGATATTGAAGCTAATGGTATATTCGATCCTGCAGCAGGTGAGGACACTTCTATTTTTATGATACCTTCCACCGGAGACCCATTAGGTAGAACTGCCGATGCTAATTTTGCTAACGGTTACTTTACTATCACAATGTCAAATTCAGATATTTTTCCTGTAGTCACAGGTGTAAATTCGGTTATTGATGGACGCACACAAACAGCATATTCTGGTAATACCAACGCAGGAAGTGTAGGTTCGGGTGGTACGGGAGTTGGGATTTCAAACACTAGTTTGCCAAATTTTGATAGACCTGAAATTGAACTGTATAGGCCAGGGGGCGATGTCCTTCAATTAAATGGCATCAATGTGGTAACACGTAGTATTTCGGTTAGGGCCAATAATAATGCAGGAATAAGAGTTCAGGGTGGCTCAGCTACCATTTTAAATAATCTTTTGGGTGTAAATGCTTTAGGTGATGCACAAGGTAATATAGATTACGGAGTGGAAGTTACTGGTGGTGAATCTATAGTAGACGGTAATTATATTGCGAGAAATACAGATGCAGGTGTTTTGATAAGCGGAGGTACATCAACGATCATCCAAAATAACCATATTACAGAAAATGGGAACGGTGCTTGTTTCGATAATATCAAAATTAGTGGTGGGTCAGGCATTATAATTCAACAAAATTTAATTGATAGGGCGGCTTCTTTGGGCATTGATGCAGAAGGAATAAGCGGTTCCTTGACAATTACCGAGAATACCATTACCAACTCAGGTCAGGATGGAGGTAACTGTACAGGCGATATTGCTAATGCAGGTATTCGCTTGGACGGAAGCAATTCGTCAATAACAAACAATAGTATAGCTTCTAATGGCGGGGCAGGTGTTGTTTTAAGTGGAGGTAATACCTCAGGAAATCTAGTTTCTAGAAATTCTATTTATAATAACGGAACAGCCAGTCCGGCCTTAGGTATCGACATTGATGTGTCAAACGGACTAGGTGATGGCGTAACCATTAATGACTCTGGCGATGCGGACAATGGTCCAAACGGGGCTTTAAACTTTCCTATAATTACGGGAGCGTATGTTTCAGGAACAAACCTAGTTGTAGAAGGCTGGTCAAGACCAGGAGCTACAATAGAGCTTTTTGCAACCGATATAAACGAAGGTACCGCCGCTGTAGGGGATAATAGGTTAGGAATGACATACGACTATGGTGAGGGACAACGATACCTTAATACCATGGTAGAAGGTTCTGCTTCCGATACGGAAACAAGGGTAACGGCATATACTGATGATGATACTAATACGGATAATATCAACAAGTTTAAGTTCAGTATTCCACTTCCCTCGGGTATCGGTTTAGGTAATACGGTAACCACTACGGCTACATTGGCCAACTCCACTTCGGAATTTTCTCCTTTAAGTGTGGTTAAGGCTTATACCGTTATTACTAACCGTAGAATTACATATAGAGTTAAGCCTAACTAA
- a CDS encoding OmpA family protein, producing the protein MIKKIHILFVLVFVMGVSGFAQEKLITKANEKYDEYSFSPAIDIYKKVLDRGYASADLLKKLGNSYYFNADYEDAAKTYKRLVDEYPDEIGPEYYFRYAQTLKTLEDYGASKEAMAKFVEATSDDARATAYKDEQDYLNDIKRNSGRYNVSPFQYNSPYSEFAPSFYKEGLIFSSDRDTGNFARYRHTWNSKDFLDLYKVNADSVSKGTVIKFGDHVNTRLHESTSTVNQAGDILYFTRNNFKAGKYVKDENGVIRLKVFKAKMVEGVWSDIEELPFNSNEYSVAHPALSHDEKTLYFASDMPGTLGESDIFRVSINEDGTYGTPENLGSVINTEARETFPFITSEDVLYFSSDGHPGLGGLDIFGTKVANGRLDGNVMNVGEPVNGRMDDFTFIFNEETRGGYFASNRSEGQGADDIYTFLETKPLLIDCEQAISGVVRDKISNEPLIGASVKVINENNDEIMSAITDAEGRYNILVDCTQGNFVRAMTEGYIPSEEYLGKSDGEPKTIDFYLERDSVTAGFGDDLAKLLQLSTIYFDFNKYNIRKDSEIEVEKVIAAMEKYPSLRIKVNSHTDSRGKDSYNLWLSQKRAESTVNYMVKKGIAKERLDSEGFGETKLINQCANGVKCSDKDHELNRRSEFIILE; encoded by the coding sequence ATGATAAAAAAAATACACATTCTATTTGTTTTGGTCTTTGTTATGGGCGTCAGTGGTTTTGCTCAAGAAAAGCTTATAACCAAAGCCAATGAAAAATACGACGAGTATTCTTTCAGTCCAGCTATAGACATTTATAAAAAGGTTTTGGACCGTGGTTATGCATCGGCAGATTTACTTAAGAAATTAGGTAATTCTTACTATTTTAATGCAGATTACGAAGATGCGGCAAAAACATATAAGAGGCTGGTAGATGAGTATCCAGATGAAATTGGTCCTGAATATTATTTTAGATATGCTCAGACCTTAAAAACTTTAGAGGATTATGGTGCTTCAAAAGAGGCTATGGCCAAGTTTGTAGAAGCTACTTCAGATGATGCTAGAGCTACAGCTTATAAAGATGAGCAAGATTATTTAAACGATATTAAAAGAAATTCAGGAAGATATAATGTATCTCCTTTTCAATATAACTCTCCATATTCAGAGTTTGCACCTTCTTTTTATAAAGAGGGTCTTATCTTTTCTTCTGATAGGGATACCGGTAACTTTGCCCGCTACCGTCATACTTGGAACTCAAAAGACTTTTTAGATCTTTATAAGGTAAATGCAGATAGCGTTTCTAAAGGAACGGTTATTAAGTTTGGTGATCACGTCAATACAAGATTACACGAATCTACTTCTACAGTAAATCAGGCGGGTGATATATTATATTTTACTCGAAATAACTTTAAGGCAGGTAAGTATGTAAAAGACGAAAACGGAGTAATTCGTCTTAAAGTATTCAAAGCTAAAATGGTAGAAGGTGTCTGGTCTGATATTGAGGAGTTACCATTCAATAGTAATGAGTATTCAGTAGCTCACCCAGCTTTAAGTCATGATGAAAAGACGTTGTATTTTGCGTCAGATATGCCAGGTACTTTAGGTGAATCCGATATTTTTAGGGTTTCCATAAACGAAGACGGAACTTACGGAACGCCTGAAAATTTAGGTTCGGTTATCAATACGGAAGCACGAGAAACATTTCCTTTCATAACCAGTGAAGATGTTCTATATTTTTCTTCTGATGGGCATCCCGGTCTCGGTGGTTTGGATATTTTCGGAACCAAAGTAGCTAACGGTAGATTAGATGGAAATGTAATGAATGTAGGGGAGCCTGTTAATGGGCGTATGGACGATTTTACATTCATCTTTAATGAGGAAACAAGAGGAGGGTATTTTGCCTCTAACCGTTCAGAAGGCCAAGGTGCAGATGATATTTATACCTTCTTAGAAACCAAACCTTTACTTATAGACTGTGAACAGGCTATTTCGGGTGTGGTGCGAGATAAGATATCCAATGAGCCTTTAATTGGGGCGTCTGTTAAGGTTATCAATGAAAATAATGACGAAATCATGTCTGCCATTACAGATGCCGAAGGTAGGTACAATATATTGGTAGATTGTACCCAAGGTAATTTTGTAAGAGCTATGACAGAAGGTTATATCCCATCAGAGGAATACTTAGGTAAATCTGACGGAGAGCCAAAGACAATTGATTTCTACTTAGAAAGAGATTCTGTTACCGCAGGTTTTGGAGATGATTTGGCCAAACTACTTCAATTGAGTACGATATATTTCGATTTTAATAAGTATAATATTCGTAAAGATTCTGAAATAGAGGTAGAGAAAGTAATTGCCGCTATGGAAAAATATCCTAGTTTAAGAATCAAAGTAAATTCTCATACAGATAGTAGAGGTAAAGATTCTTATAACTTATGGCTTTCTCAAAAAAGGGCTGAATCTACTGTAAACTATATGGTTAAAAAAGGAATCGCAAAAGAGAGATTGGATAGTGAAGGTTTTGGTGAAACAAAATTAATCAACCAATGTGCCAACGGTGTTAAATGCTCGGATAAAGATCATGAGTTGAACAGACGGTCAGAGTTCATCATTCTTGAATAA